The Vigna unguiculata cultivar IT97K-499-35 chromosome 6, ASM411807v1, whole genome shotgun sequence genome contains a region encoding:
- the LOC114188592 gene encoding early nodulin-like protein 1 produces the protein MRKRVQWSIEEHTLPHTHTEQLTIGCRECGRRVTTTSPCSASCEFGRVRKLPGNSFLALQNTFIYNRKPPSIFVTVDSSLSSPTITTSGEYWKIEMGKGIVFTVAMVVICLSGKGVAGQEHHVVGADRGWDPTSDLVSWSSGRVFRVGDQIWLAYSVAEGLVAELKSKEEYEACDVRNPIKMYTEGLHGIPLESEGMRYFVSTQPDNCKKGLKLHIEVLPQGQGITNNKYPTLSDFQAAAPMTPSASTRYGQSTVLLLTVLFFVIIYLAY, from the exons atgaGAAAGAGGGTACAATGGTCCATCGAAG AACACACTcttccacacacacacacggaGCAATTGACAATTGGTTGCAGAGAGTGTGGGAGGAGAGTCACAACTACCAGTCCTTGCTCTGCGTCCTGTGAGTTTGGGAGAGTGAGGAAGCTACCTGGAAACTCTTTCCTTGCGCTGcaaaacacatttatttataaCCGCAAACCACCTTCTATTTTCGTCACCGTCGATTCATCACTCTCTTCACCCACCATCACCACCTCCGGCGAATATTGGAAAATAGAAATGGGTAAAGGAATCGTTTTTACTGTTGCAATGGTGGTCATTTGCCTGAGTGGAAAAGGGGTGGCAGGACAGGAGCATCATGTGGTCGGAGCAGACCGTGGTTGGGATCCAACCTCGGACCTTGTTTCCTGGTCTTCTGGCAGGGTCTTCAGGGTTGGAGACCAAATTT GGCTAGCATACTCAGTGGCTGAGGGATTGGTGGCTGAGCTGAAAAGCAAAGAGGAATATGAGGCGTGTGATGTGAGAAATCCCATAAAAATGTACACAGAGGGTCTGCATGGTATCCCACTTGAGAGTGAAGGAATGAGGTACTTTGTGAGCACTCAACCTGATAACTGCAAAAAGGGTCTGAAGCTACACATTGAGGTTCTGCCACAGGGCCAAGGCATCACAAACAATAAGTATCCCACCCTATCTGATTTTCAGGCTGCTGCACCCATGACTCCTTCTGCTTCAACCCGTTATGGTCAGAGCACTGTGTTATTGCTCACTGTTTTGTTTTTCGTCATCATATACCTTGCTTATTGA
- the LOC114188865 gene encoding uncharacterized protein LOC114188865, giving the protein MARIPVRFQRMVAAFDADVARVRLCESSGSEHSPESLTDLSDLVKSFMEKNETTGEKEEVGGVVHFEEERGEEQLEETEWSDSEKKEMLRSLFSGNEEDDEDERDAKERIRREVEVASGVVGSNCKRHLMSQLREKGFDAGLCKSKWEKNGRLTAGNYEYIDVNLKGKRYVVEICLALEFEIARPTNQYSALLDVFPLIFVGKVDELKQVVRLMCTAIKGSMKRMNLHIPPWRRNVYMQAKWFSAYKRTTNAVATKRASSSPLSSESLFPKRSIGFEVRPVKTKNCRDVDYATNAGFRISHLTAVFNSDNVGV; this is encoded by the exons ATGGCAAGGATTCCCGTGAGGTTTCAGAGAATGGTAGCGGCGTTTGACGCTGACGTGGCACGTGTGAGGCTCTGCGAGAGCAGCGGGAGCGAGCACTCGCCGGAGAGTTTAACCGATTTGTCTGATCTCGTGAAGTCTTTCATGGAGAAGAACGAGACAAcgggagaaaaagaagaagtggGTGGCGTTGTTCACTTTGAGGAAGAGCGCGGCGAAGAACAGCTTGAGGAAACCGAGTGGTCTGATTCGGAGAAGAAAGAAATGTTGCGGAGTTTGTTTTCCGGAAATGAAGAGGATGACGAGGATGAAAGGGACGCAAAAGAGAGAATTAGGAGAGAGGTTGAAGTTGCATCTGGAGTTGTTGGTAGCAATTGCAAACGCCATTTGATGTCTCAGTTGAGGGAAAAAGGTTTTGATGCTG GGCTCTGCAAATCGAAGTGGGAGAAAAATGGAAGATTAACAGCTGGTAATTATGAGTACATTGATGTCAATTTGAAGGGAAAACGCTATGTGGTTGAAATTTGCCTTGCTTTGGAATTCGAAATAGCTCGTCCCACAAATCAATATTCTGCCTTGTTAGATGTTTTCCCTTTGATATTTGTGGGTAAAGTGGATGAGCTTAAACAGGTTGTGAGACTAATGTGCACTGCTATTAAGGGTTCCATGAAAAGAATGAACCTGCACATACCACCGTGGAGGAGAAATGTGTACATGCAAGCCAAGTGGTTCAGTGCTTACAAGCGAACAACTAATGCAGTTGCAACTAAAAGGGCATCATCATCACCTTTGTCTTCTGAGTCTTTGTTTCCTAAAAGGTCCATTGGATTTGAAGTTCGACCTGTGAAAACGAAGAATTGCAGGGATGTTGATTACGCCACTAATGCTGGTTTCAGAATCAGCCATTTGACAGCTGTGTTTAATTCCGATAACGTTGGTGTATGA
- the LOC114189234 gene encoding serine/threonine-protein kinase pakA: protein MEGVGARLGRSSTRYGPATVFTGPVRKWKKKWVHVSPSSASSNSNTNHNHNHNHSHSSNASHLLLYKWTPITQSHNTTTNNSNSAIANGNTKDAQPEQPEEPPRRKFKYVPVALLEEQKNEAAENEGAEKLDESKPTDTDSGAAESARKSETLDEKPDINDVPMEESQSQYKNQVVRQDLNESTLDLSLGLTSHEDEHNSDSKPNQTRDGQQR from the exons ATGGAGGGAGTTGGGGCCCGACTAGGGCGGTCCTCGACCCGATACGGACCGGCCACGGTGTTTACTGGACCGGTGCGGAAGTGGAAGAAGAAATGGGTCCACGTATCACCCTCTTCTGCTTCCTCTAATTCCAACACCAATCACAATCACAACCACAACCACTCTCATTCTTCCAACGCTTCTCATCTCCTCCTCTACAAGTGGACTCCTATAACCCAAAGCCacaacaccaccaccaacaaCTCCAACAGCGCCATCGCCAATGGTAACACCAAGGATGCACAGCCGGAACAGCCTGAAGAACCGCCTCGGAGAAAGTTCAAATATGTTCCG GTTGCTTTACTAGAGGAGCAGAAAAATGAGGCTGCTGAAAATGAGGGGGCGGAGAAGCTTGATGAGTCTAAACCAACTGATACTGATTCGGGTGCAGCAGAGTCAGCTCGCAAGAGTGAAACTTTGGATGAAAAGCCTGACATAAATGATGTTCCAATGGAAGAAAGTCAG TCTCAGTACAAAAATCAGGTGGTGCGCCAAGATCTGAATGAAAGCACCTTGGATTTAAGTTTGGGCTTGACATCACACGAAGATGAACATAACTCTGATTCAAAACCTAATCAAACAAGAGATGGCCAGCAACGCTAG
- the LOC114187152 gene encoding mitochondrial pyruvate carrier 4, which translates to MAAAKLQALWNHPAGPKTIHFWAPTFKWGISIANIADFSKPPEKLSYPQQIAVTATGIIWSRYSTVITPKNWNLFSVNIAMAGTGIYQLSRKLRHDYSSEAAVTKE; encoded by the exons ATGGCGGCTGCAAAGCTTCAAGCTTTATGGAATCATCCTGCTGGGCCAAAAACAA TTCACTTCTGGGCACCTACCTTTAAGTGGGGCATCAGCATAGCTAACATTGCTGATTTCTCTAAACCACCTGAGAAACTTTCTTATCCTCAGCAAATAG CGGTCACAGCTACCGGAATTATCTGGTCTCGTTACAGCACAGTTATCACTCCA AAAAATTGGAACCTGTTTAGTGTAAACATTGCAATGGCAGGAACAGGCATATACCAACTCTCACGAAAATTGCG GCATGATTATTCCTCTGAGGCGGCTGTGACGAAAGAATGA